Genomic segment of Iocasia fonsfrigidae:
GCCTGGACATGACTACTATCTAGATGGATTGCCCTTCTAAGTTCATTAATAGCAGCCTCTTTCATATCTAAATTTTTATAAGCCAGTGCCAGACTGAAATGAGCAGGTGCATGTTCAGGATTATGCTCCAGGGCTTTTATATACTGTGCCATAGCTTTATAAGGACTATCATCTTCCAGGTAAATATCCCCCAGCGCAAGATATGCCCTTACATAGCTTCCATTATACTTGATAGCATCATTATAATATGCTATAGCACTCTCTATTTCACCTTCCTTTTTATATATCTCAGCCAGGTAATAATATGCCTGATAAATATTTCTATTTTGTTCTACAATAAGCTCAAATTCATCCCTGGCTTTATCAATATCACCATTACTATATAAAGCAACAGCCAGCTTAGTCCTGATTGCTACAAAACTAGGACTGATCTCTACACCTTTAGACAATATATCTATAGCAGATTGATAATCTTCTAGCCCTAAATAAATATCCCCCATATTAAGATAAATTGATACATCATCTCTTTTGTCTTCCAGGGCTTTTTCATATGCTGTCAAGGCCTCTTTAAGTTGACCAGAATCCCTATATAATGAAGCAAGGTTTATATAATCATCTGTTTTACCACTTTTAGCTAAAGAAGCCTCATATTCATTAATAGCCTCTTCAATATTTCCTAATCCCTGGTGAGTTACAGCCAGATCTTTATGAAAACCAGCAGTATCTATTCCTAACTCCCTTGCTTTAATTAATTCCCTTTTAGCTTCATTATAGAAGGGACTATCAAAATAACCATCTTTATTCAAGTAAACCTGTCCTAATTCCCAGTGTAAGAGACCAAATTTGTAGCCTATTTCTTCAAGTGAATTCATATTATTCTTGGCTGCACCCACATTATTTAACTTCAAATAAGCAAGTGTTTGATAATATAAGGCATCGGCTTGATTATGACTATCTTCTGCCAGGTAATCATTAAAATTAATTATTGCATCTTCATATGAACCATTATAGTATTTACTTATCCCTTCCAGTAATAAACCATGGTCAGCAGATACTAGACCGGTTTGTACTATCATTACAAAGGCTAATAAAAACAAAACCATATATATTCGTTTTTCTTTAAACATATCATCCATCCTCCTTAAAGATTAATTAAGAATATTAAAGACACTTATTTATTATATTCATGTTTATCTTTAAAACTCCTGCCCATTTACCAGATATCTATAAAGGTAATATAAGGCATATTGCGTACTCATCCATTTGTTCCAGGCCCGATCATTACGCAGCTTGAGTTTGAATGTCTGGCTATAATCATCAATGGCTAATCCTAGATATACAAGTCCTACAGGTTTTCCCTGACTACCACCCCCAGGACCGGCTATTCCGGTAATCGCTATCCCTATATCAGTACTCATATTATCCTTAATGCCCTCTGCCATTTCCTGAGCAGTCTCTGCACTCACAGCACCATATTTTTTAAGGGTATTTTCCTCAACCCCCAAAAGCTCATGTTTCACCTGGTTACTATAGACTATTACTCCTCCCTGGAAATATTCTGAACTTCCAGCTATATTTGTTATTCTATCCCCCAAAAGACCTCCTGTACAGGATTCAGCAGTTGCAATGCTTAATCCTTTTTCTTTTAATAATTCCGCAACTACAACTGCTAACCCCTTATCATCACTGCCATAGACATATTCGCCAACTCTTTCTCTAATCCCTTTTTCAACAGCAGCAATTAATTCCCCTGCTTTTTCTTTAGAACTGGCCTTGGAAGTTATCCTAATCTTTACCTCCCCTTTGCCTGCCAGTAAT
This window contains:
- a CDS encoding tetratricopeptide repeat protein; the protein is MFKEKRIYMVLFLLAFVMIVQTGLVSADHGLLLEGISKYYNGSYEDAIINFNDYLAEDSHNQADALYYQTLAYLKLNNVGAAKNNMNSLEEIGYKFGLLHWELGQVYLNKDGYFDSPFYNEAKRELIKARELGIDTAGFHKDLAVTHQGLGNIEEAINEYEASLAKSGKTDDYINLASLYRDSGQLKEALTAYEKALEDKRDDVSIYLNMGDIYLGLEDYQSAIDILSKGVEISPSFVAIRTKLAVALYSNGDIDKARDEFELIVEQNRNIYQAYYYLAEIYKKEGEIESAIAYYNDAIKYNGSYVRAYLALGDIYLEDDSPYKAMAQYIKALEHNPEHAPAHFSLALAYKNLDMKEAAINELRRAIHLDSSHVQAKRMLAEMLKE
- a CDS encoding competence/damage-inducible protein A; its protein translation is MIVEIISIGTELLLGDIIDTNSAYIAEKLTENGFDIHYVSTVGDNLARITATIKRAQQRADIIITTGGLGPTDDDLTREAIAASMGLELKKDERLLTAIKNYFREKNYSMTVNNEKQACLPEGATEIPNEKGTAPGILLERDDIIIISMPGVPGEMKDMLERKVLPYLKELSAGLIQSRVLNFFGIGESSLEMEIKDILDKQTNPTIALLAGKGEVKIRITSKASSKEKAGELIAAVEKGIRERVGEYVYGSDDKGLAVVVAELLKEKGLSIATAESCTGGLLGDRITNIAGSSEYFQGGVIVYSNQVKHELLGVEENTLKKYGAVSAETAQEMAEGIKDNMSTDIGIAITGIAGPGGGSQGKPVGLVYLGLAIDDYSQTFKLKLRNDRAWNKWMSTQYALYYLYRYLVNGQEF